In Euphorbia lathyris chromosome 10, ddEupLath1.1, whole genome shotgun sequence, a single genomic region encodes these proteins:
- the LOC136208163 gene encoding agamous-like MADS-box protein AGL62 encodes MATTEKKSKKTRGRQKIPMVKMANENNLQVTFSKRRAGLFNKASELSTLCGAEIGIIVFSPGKKVFSFGHPSIETVIDRYLSGKNQAHPSPTMQLIESHRNANIRDLNNQLTQVMNQLEMEKKRGEELKRIRKLSSEKFWWEKPIDELDLPQLQLLKASMEDLRQNVKDQADMILIQNSQNRLQFLGSGSNQPMRSFETNNGVSNQGFDNQGFQFGRRFF; translated from the exons ATGGCTACGACGGAGAAGAAGAGCAAGAAGACCAGAGGTAGACAAAAGATTCCGATGGTGAAAATGGCTAACGAAAACAATCTGCAGGTAACTTTCTCCAAAAGACGGGCCGGTCTTTTCAACAAGGCCAGTGAACTTTCTACTCTCTGCGGTGCCGAAATCGGTATCATCGTCTTCTCGCCGGGGAAGAAGGTGTTTTCCTTCGGACATCCGTCTATTGAAACCGTGATTGATCGATACCTGAGCGGCAAAAACCAGGCTCATCCTTCCCCGACTATGCAGCTCATCGAGTCTCATCGGAATGCTAACATCCGTGACCTCAATAATCAACTCACTCAG gtGATGAATCAATTGGAGATGGAGAAGAAAAGAGGGGAAGAATTGAAGAGAATTAGAAAGTTAAGCAGTGAGAAGTTTTGGTGGGAAAAGCCCATTGATGAACTTGATTTGCCTCAGCTTCAACTGTTGAAAGCATCAATGGAAGATTTGAGGCAGAATGTAAAAGATCAAGCTGATATGATTTTGATCCAAAATTCACAGAATCGTCTGCAGTTTTTGGGTTCGGGTTCGAATCAACCAATGCGCTCTTTTGAGACCAACAATGGAGTTTCTAATCAGGGATTTGATAATCAGGGATTTCAATTTGGACGTAGATTTTTCTAA
- the LOC136208162 gene encoding agamous-like MADS-box protein AGL62, with protein sequence MATTEKKRKKTRGRQKVPMVKMANENNLQVTFSKRRAGLFNKASELSTLCGAEIGIIVFSPGKKVFSFGHPSVETVIDRYLSGNNQAHPSPTMQLIESHRNANIRDLNNQLTQVMNQLEMEKKRGEELKRIRKLSSEKFWWEKQIDELDLAQLQLLKASMEDLRKNVRNMIQIQNSEARLQFLGLSSNQAIAMSSFGIKNEVFNPDRIMNNHGQRFNNHSQGFNNPGFNNQEFQFGRRFF encoded by the exons ATGGCTACGacggagaagaagaggaagaagaccaGAGGTAGACAAAAGGTTCCGATGGTGAAAATGGCTAACGAAAACAATCTGCAGGTAACTTTCTCCAAAAGACGTGCCGGCCTTTTCAACAAAGCCAGTGAACTTTCTACTCTCTGCGGTGCCGAAATCGGTATCATCGTCTTCTCGCCGGGGAAGAAGGTGTTTTCCTTCGGACATCCGTCTGTTGAAACTGTGATTGATCGATACCTGAGCGGCAACAACCAGGCTCATCCTTCCCCGACTATGCAGCTGATCGAGTCTCATCGGAACGCTAACATCCGTGACCTCAATAATCAACTCACTCAG GTGATGAATCAGCTGGAGATGGAGAAGAAAAGAGGGGAAGAACTGAAGAGAATTAGAAAGTTAAGCAGTGAGAAGTTTTGGTGGGAAAAGCAGATTGATGAACTTGATTTGGCTCAGCTTCAACTGTTGAAAGCATCAATGGAAGATTTGAGGAAGAATGTAAGAAATATGATTCAGATCCAAAATTCAGAAGCTCGTCTGCAGTTTTTAGGTTTGAGTTCGAATCAAGCAATTGCAATGTCCTCTTTTGGGATCAAAAATGAAGTTTTTAATCCTGATAGGATTATGAATAATCATGGTCAGAGATTTAATAATCATAGTCAGGGATTTAATAATCCGGGATTTAATAATCAGGAATTTCAATTTGGACGTAGATTTTTCTGA